Sequence from the Acropora muricata isolate sample 2 chromosome 10, ASM3666990v1, whole genome shotgun sequence genome:
TACAATAAATTAAGATTATAAACGAGATTCATCATATTGAGGTCCCTCCAGTGTTTGTGTTTTACTGTGAAGTTAGTTTAGGGCATTAAACAATAAGCACCCACAaggacaaaaattattttgtgggagaaaagaaaacagaacatAAATTCCAGGTTAATCCACTGACCTTCCCACAGCTGGTTCCAGCCACTAGGGCTGACACATCACCACCAAGTTGTCTGGCCGCTGTAATAGCACTTAGTGTTATGGGACCAAGGCTGTTATTATCATGCTCAGCTACGACCAACGTGGATGCATTTCTGCTGGCAATCAAGTGCCGCAAGTTTATTCCCTGAAGACAGGATTTCATGTCACTTCAAATAACTCAATCACTGTATTTTAACTTTGGACACAGTAGTTCGCACATTTTGAGGGACACTTAAGATTACTTAGGCCCTTTCATTTCTAGAAGTAATAACAGTGAAGTGCCCGTACATGAGCTAAACTTTAGCTTTTACATTTCAAATCTCATTCTATGCTATAATTATATCTTCAATTCATAAAGAAGCTGAGGGCTACTTCAAGGGTCAGTCAACAAGGTACATGTTAGTCCGTAAAAGCATGTAAAACCGTCTTGATTCCAAAAAGAAGGGGTATTAAGGCAAATGCTCATTCGCTTCTTCTAAAAATTGGTCCTCAAATGGAcgaaaattttaaaatcaaactGAGAAACTTTACTCAAGCAAGAAATAAACACTCTGCCGTCACTCGCCATTAAAATTTCTCTGAAGTTATGCAATCGATATTTCTGACTAATTTCCATAAAACTGAACAAATCTACTTTGCTACTGTGATTAATTACCGTAGAAGGTCCCCGAAAAGCTCTGGAAAGAGATCCTAGTCGTATCATTTGACAATTCTGTTTGATTTCTAAGCTATCGTACGTGATCCTTGAAGTTTCGGTCACGCGGCGGGTTTAGTCAGGATTGAAATGCAACGTATTATAACTGCGAATGCGTGTGTGCGCGTGACTGTAGCTCATAGTGACGTCTACAACCTAATTGGGTAATACTAGAGCCCAATCTCTCTCTACAAAATATGTCACGCAAGTTTCTGATTTTGAGTTACCACAACGTGCCTAATCGCTACAGAAAAGGCGGGAAAATGCGCGGGAAAACCTACGCTCCGGCTCTGCGcaaaaaattctgaaaatgaaaaaaattaagtaCTGATTTTAACTCACAATTAAATCAATTACATGACTTAACGAGTTCTTTTGATCGTTACTTCAACCATGGTTTTACTAAGAACGACGGAGGGAATATAGTATAAGAGAAAAAGCCTTGACTTTGACGAGATGACTGAAGATGTTGAAAACAACGAGAGTTACGAAGCAGGTTGCAGCTGGTCAGTGATTCCCTCTGCGAGGTACCCAAGTTTAACTTGTTTGCTTCACAGGGGCAAATATTAGTTCACATTAAAATTTTGGATGTGCCTTAGTTTCCAATTTTTGTGCCTCACAGGAGTTCTCAAACCGTGACGAGACAGGAAAAAATCATGCGTATCGATGGTGTCCAAGAAAAGTCAGACAGGAGTTCAAGTTACGATTTGGATAGGTATATTAAAGCCAAAAACGGGTTAAAGGAAAACAATGGAATAACTGGAAAATTaatgcattttcttttctttttttaagtgaGGTTGCTGGCGCTGCACATGTGCTGCCTGTTGGGGTAGGCTGTGAAATATTTACTTAAGCCGCTGTCACACGTCGAAACTTTAATTtcagctgaaacttgtgtgcaacgtcaccgcgaacaagtttcacaaagtggTGTTACAGGGTGAAACTCTCATTTTAGTCACCACTGCGATCGTTGCGACCGTTGCGAAAGTAGAAAGCGGTTCTACTTTTGttgaaacttgtctcgcaacggaAGTTCAAAAAGTTTCACAAAACCGACCATGTTACACAGTGCAACGCCTCCTGAAACATGTCtcgcaacgccgttgcacacaagtttcagctaaaagtttcaaattttggCAACTCAACAAACTGATTGGAAAAAAGACGTccctgaaaaagaaagaaaaagaaatcataaCAATGATTATAATATTTGAAACCGATTTGAGAATGGCGatatttgtaatggtaataggactgagtggagtccaattcggtctgtaatcatacgagtgataacaaaatcggacgaccacgcagcgggagtccgatttgtttatcacgagtatgattacagaccgaattggacgacacgaagtcctattatcaattaatcataacaattacaatttccgagaaaagaaaaatagccaagttgtgtgacaaagggaaattttacattaagaaactgacaaaggatgcatcaatttaggagtttgtacactgtttctaatAGTGATTGCATGAAACCAAGgttatgattggttgatttaaaccaCAACTTTAAACGTTATTGGTTGACTTAAACTACAACtctgaatgtgattggtttattgaactgtccgataacaacttggcaagtgaataagtgggaaataggagttttttaaaccaatcacaattgaggaaattgtaatttttatgattagagcGTTTATAGAATGCTCTCTCTAAAATCTGCCAAATCGATGTTTTCAACAATAAAGAAATCAGTAATACTGAAAGCTGCTTATTAATTATTACATGGAACTTTTCGTGATTTTTTCAAGGTCTGCAGCAAAACTGTGACAAGAAGTTCTTCCTTAAATGACGATGCTCGTAGATGTAAAACACTCACTCTCGTGGACTGTCTTCCACACCCCTCCactttaaagaaaagaaaacagggcTGCCTCAAGAAAATGCGTTCAGCACGCCGAAATCAATGTGGTTTTGATGTTAGAGCACACGTAGCGCAGCTAAGACGAAAACATGCTGAATTTAACTGGTGAATAGAAGAGTTAGGTCAATTTCTCGGGTTTCCATAGGAGGTCGGAGTCTAAAAAAAGAAGACGGTTTTTCTTTGTCGTCGATTTGGTCGTCAAATGGGGGGTCAGGTGTTCCTGGAAACTGGAGACTAgaacaatgaaacatgaaaatcgTATGCATGTCTTTAAATCTATGTTGGGCTTTGTCACTAGTTACAGATTTTGCAGTTTAATGAGATCCCTGAAAAAAGAGCCTCCCTAGCATGTGAACAACTTGTGCATCATTTGAATGATCTCTCATTTAAGTTTTGTGAGAGGCAGATCAATAACTATTGACGTAAGGGCGAGTCAGTTGCAGCTGCTCAGAATAAAATTGAGTCAGTTCATCTCTAAGAGATGTGAAAGGTGCACATCAATTAGATAGATCTAACaagtaaaaaaattcaaaattgtctcaaatTTCTTTCATCAACTCTGAGGAGCAACTCTGAAA
This genomic interval carries:
- the LOC136930702 gene encoding uncharacterized protein codes for the protein MTEDVENNESYEAGCSWSSQTVTRQEKIMRIDGVQEKSDRSSSYDLDRHGTFRDFFKVCSKTVTRSSSLNDDARRCKTLTLVDCLPHPSTLKKRKQGCLKKMRSARRNQCGFDVRAHVAQLRRKHAEFNWFPSLSKPDVTSPLITGDVVDEEPFPPRSNGPQCVPGTPTLEINDFFELQNSEWPWQPPSFHNRENVMLDLFNDQNGVCNVQLFGYS